From Candidatus Pedobacter colombiensis, one genomic window encodes:
- a CDS encoding AsmA-like C-terminal region-containing protein: MPRWSKITLKVFAIFVALVFLIYVGLATYVNANQKKLLTTVTEQLNKNLNGTLTIGGMNSSFLKGFPGVSLSLKNVILKDSLWDRHKHNLLEAKDFDVSVNVLGLLRGDIDIEKIGINNSTIYLFTDSNGYSNTAVFKNKKQQDKPAEKGSVPAKIRHIILNNVDFVVDNKRGHKLFHFVIDELKGKMDYPLSGGWKADVRLKTLAKSLTFNTSRGSFIKDKLLEGPFKISYDADTDTHIVDVAPNKLNIGNDLFIIGGRFDTSKENTDFTINIEAPNILWKSAAGLLAPNITMKLNMFNLDKPIHAKCTLKGNMGAGGDPLIDVAVLVRDNVLTTPGGVVDDCNFNGTFTNNYVNGKGLGDENSIIKLYQFKGSYKEIPFLMDTVFINNLEKPIARGKFTSQFEIAKLNNIVGQETLKFGKGTANVNLTYTADIVNFQLAKPLVSGSIAIKNADVNYVPRKLSFNNTAILLNFANNDLFIKNIRLQSGKSVVLMDGVVRNFLNLYYTAPEKILLTWKIRSPQIHLAEFLGFLGSRSQAAKARSKQAKQTTISEDLNTVFEKSNVNMHLNVDKVYYNKFLATNAIADLQLSESGIAIKNVSLKHAGGSLKLNGNVSQKGGLNRFTVNTILSNVDIQHFFYSFDNFGMKTLTSKNLKGYLFSKTNISGGITDQGKLVTSSMMGSLLFDLKKGALLNFDPIINVGKFAFPFRDLNNITFDNLNGKFDIRGQKITINPMEINSSLLNMDVAGVYSLSTGTNIALDVPLRNPKKDADITDAAEKKARRMKGIVLHLLATDGEDGKIKIKLNRNRKASK; this comes from the coding sequence ATGCCCCGTTGGTCTAAAATAACGCTTAAAGTCTTCGCAATCTTTGTAGCACTGGTCTTCCTTATTTACGTTGGTCTGGCGACTTATGTAAATGCTAATCAAAAAAAGTTGCTAACTACAGTTACGGAGCAACTTAACAAAAACCTTAATGGTACCCTGACTATTGGGGGTATGAATTCTTCTTTTCTTAAAGGTTTTCCAGGTGTATCATTAAGCCTTAAAAATGTAATTCTTAAAGATAGTCTCTGGGATAGGCACAAGCACAACCTGTTGGAGGCAAAAGATTTTGATGTTTCAGTAAATGTGTTAGGGCTTTTAAGAGGTGATATTGATATTGAAAAAATAGGTATTAACAACTCTACTATTTACTTATTTACAGATAGCAATGGTTATAGCAATACAGCTGTCTTTAAAAATAAGAAACAACAAGATAAACCGGCAGAAAAAGGATCGGTTCCTGCTAAAATCAGACACATCATATTAAATAACGTAGATTTTGTAGTTGACAATAAAAGAGGACATAAACTTTTTCATTTTGTAATAGATGAGTTGAAAGGGAAAATGGACTATCCTTTATCTGGTGGCTGGAAAGCTGATGTTAGATTGAAAACGCTTGCAAAAAGTTTAACTTTTAATACAAGTCGTGGAAGTTTTATAAAAGACAAGTTGCTGGAAGGACCATTTAAGATTAGTTATGATGCTGATACTGATACACATATTGTTGATGTGGCGCCTAATAAGTTGAATATTGGTAATGATCTGTTTATCATTGGTGGCAGATTTGATACTTCAAAAGAAAATACGGATTTCACGATAAATATTGAGGCTCCAAATATTCTTTGGAAAAGCGCTGCGGGACTTCTTGCTCCAAATATAACGATGAAGCTCAATATGTTTAATCTGGATAAGCCTATTCACGCCAAGTGTACCTTGAAAGGAAATATGGGGGCAGGGGGCGACCCGCTGATCGATGTAGCCGTCCTAGTCAGGGATAATGTATTGACTACTCCAGGTGGAGTTGTTGATGACTGTAATTTTAATGGAACATTTACCAATAACTATGTAAATGGAAAAGGTTTAGGTGATGAAAATTCTATCATTAAACTTTACCAGTTTAAAGGCAGCTATAAAGAGATACCATTTTTAATGGATACTGTATTTATCAATAATCTTGAAAAGCCCATTGCCAGAGGTAAGTTTACATCACAGTTTGAAATTGCAAAATTAAACAATATAGTAGGGCAGGAGACTTTAAAATTTGGGAAGGGAACTGCAAACGTAAACCTGACTTATACTGCTGATATTGTGAATTTTCAACTGGCAAAGCCATTGGTTTCAGGATCAATAGCTATCAAAAATGCAGATGTTAATTATGTGCCCAGGAAGCTTAGTTTTAACAATACGGCTATTCTGCTGAATTTTGCGAATAATGACCTTTTTATAAAGAACATTCGTCTGCAGAGTGGCAAAAGTGTTGTTTTAATGGATGGTGTGGTACGTAATTTTCTAAATCTATATTATACTGCACCGGAAAAGATTTTACTAACCTGGAAGATCCGCAGTCCACAAATACATTTGGCTGAATTTTTAGGTTTTCTGGGGAGTAGAAGTCAGGCTGCGAAAGCAAGAAGTAAACAAGCGAAACAAACTACCATTTCGGAGGATTTAAATACGGTATTCGAGAAAAGTAATGTGAATATGCACTTAAACGTAGATAAAGTTTATTACAACAAGTTTTTGGCGACAAATGCCATTGCAGATCTTCAGCTTTCTGAATCCGGTATAGCCATTAAAAATGTAAGCTTAAAACATGCCGGTGGTTCACTTAAACTCAATGGGAATGTTAGCCAGAAAGGAGGCTTAAACAGATTTACCGTGAATACTATTTTAAGCAATGTAGACATTCAACATTTCTTTTATTCCTTTGATAATTTTGGTATGAAAACACTTACTTCAAAAAACTTAAAGGGTTATTTGTTTTCTAAAACCAATATTTCGGGGGGCATTACAGATCAGGGAAAGTTGGTAACAAGTTCTATGATGGGGAGTCTCCTGTTTGACCTTAAAAAGGGAGCACTGCTTAACTTTGATCCCATCATTAATGTCGGGAAATTTGCTTTTCCTTTTAGAGATCTGAATAATATTACATTTGATAACCTGAATGGCAAATTTGATATACGCGGACAAAAGATCACCATTAACCCTATGGAAATCAATTCCAGTTTGTTAAATATGGATGTTGCCGGAGTTTACTCCTTGTCTACAGGCACAAATATAGCGTTAGATGTACCGCTTCGAAATCCTAAAAAAGATGCAGATATTACCGATGCGGCTGAAAAAAAAGCAAGGCGAATGAAGGGTATAGTTTTACATTTGTTAGCTACGGATGGTGAGGATGGGAAGATTAAAATTAAACTGAACAGAAACCGGAAAGCGAGCAAGTAA
- a CDS encoding malate:quinone oxidoreductase — protein sequence MTRKNSNPEKTVDVVLIGAGIMSATLGMLLKELQSDITIEIFERLDVAAAESSDAWNNAGTGHSAFCELNYTPQSADGSVDTKKAVSIAESFEVSKQFWSFLVKSKLVDKPETFIKSIPHVSFVWGEKNVDFLQKRFEKLQESDLFKGMVYSEDAKQLAEWMPLVMKDRSPSDKVAATKMELGTDVNFGALTRMMFNKLQAKPDVKLHFHHDVKKLKQKNGLWEVKVKDEATGQKRVVKAKFVFIGAGGGSLPLLEKAGIPEGNGFGGFPVSGQWLKCVNPEIIEQHHAKVYGKASVGAPPMSVPHLDTRMIDGKKALLFGPYAGFSTRFLKNGSLLDLPLSIKANNIRPMISAGLDNLPLTKYLINQVRQSPEDRMIALREYFPAAKMEDWELETAGQRVQVIKKDEKHGGILEFGTEVVTAADGSIAALLGASPGASTAVSIMISLLERCFPDQINTPGWQQKLKQMVPSYGESLNGNSQLTDNIRAQTTHALGLSYGLN from the coding sequence ATGACTCGAAAAAATAGTAATCCGGAAAAAACTGTGGATGTTGTGCTGATTGGGGCAGGTATAATGAGTGCTACTTTAGGTATGTTACTCAAGGAACTTCAGTCGGATATCACTATCGAAATTTTTGAAAGATTAGATGTTGCAGCCGCTGAAAGTTCAGACGCCTGGAACAATGCAGGCACTGGTCATTCGGCCTTTTGTGAATTGAATTATACCCCGCAATCGGCTGATGGATCTGTTGATACTAAAAAAGCTGTTTCTATCGCAGAATCATTTGAGGTTTCCAAGCAGTTTTGGTCTTTTCTTGTGAAAAGCAAATTGGTAGATAAACCTGAAACATTTATTAAAAGTATCCCACATGTGAGTTTTGTATGGGGTGAAAAAAACGTTGATTTTTTACAGAAACGTTTTGAAAAATTACAGGAAAGTGATTTGTTTAAAGGTATGGTCTATTCTGAAGATGCGAAGCAACTTGCGGAATGGATGCCTTTGGTGATGAAGGATCGTAGCCCTTCTGATAAAGTTGCTGCAACAAAAATGGAGCTGGGAACGGATGTTAATTTTGGCGCGCTGACCAGAATGATGTTCAATAAATTACAAGCGAAACCAGATGTAAAACTTCATTTTCATCACGATGTGAAAAAACTTAAGCAGAAAAATGGCTTATGGGAAGTAAAGGTTAAGGATGAGGCTACGGGACAAAAAAGAGTAGTAAAAGCAAAATTTGTGTTTATAGGTGCTGGTGGTGGTTCTTTGCCGTTGCTTGAAAAAGCCGGTATCCCGGAAGGTAATGGTTTTGGTGGTTTCCCGGTAAGTGGTCAATGGCTTAAATGTGTAAACCCTGAAATTATTGAACAGCACCATGCAAAAGTATATGGGAAAGCTTCGGTAGGTGCACCTCCGATGTCTGTACCGCATTTAGACACCAGGATGATTGATGGAAAAAAGGCATTGCTTTTTGGACCATATGCAGGTTTCTCAACCCGTTTCTTAAAAAATGGTTCATTACTAGACCTTCCTTTATCTATTAAAGCGAATAATATCCGTCCAATGATATCAGCTGGATTAGATAATTTACCATTAACCAAATACCTGATCAATCAGGTTCGTCAGTCACCTGAGGATCGTATGATTGCATTAAGAGAGTATTTCCCGGCTGCAAAAATGGAAGACTGGGAATTGGAAACTGCAGGTCAACGTGTACAGGTAATTAAAAAAGATGAGAAGCACGGTGGTATCCTTGAATTTGGTACCGAAGTGGTAACTGCCGCTGATGGCTCCATTGCTGCACTTCTAGGTGCTTCTCCAGGTGCTTCAACAGCGGTTTCCATTATGATCTCCTTATTGGAACGTTGCTTCCCTGACCAAATCAATACACCTGGGTGGCAGCAAAAGCTTAAACAGATGGTCCCTTCTTACGGCGAATCATTAAATGGTAATTCGCAACTAACAGACAACATCAGAGCACAAACAACGCATGCGCTTGGATTGAGTTATGGATTAAATTAG
- a CDS encoding GNAT family N-acetyltransferase, with translation MSSTIKIYQINNKYSEQIINLILPIQQIEFNVPVTLEDQPDLLNIESFYQQGGGNFWGAKYNDELVGTIALINTGHKACALRKMFVKKEFRGNEFGIAQLLLDKFIQFCRDNDITDIYLGTVDILKAACRFYEKNGFTEIKMASLPEYFPRMAADNKFYHLAF, from the coding sequence ATGAGCAGCACCATCAAAATCTATCAAATTAACAACAAATACAGTGAGCAAATCATAAACCTGATTTTACCTATTCAACAAATTGAATTTAATGTCCCTGTAACTTTAGAAGATCAACCCGATCTGCTAAATATTGAGTCATTTTATCAACAAGGCGGTGGCAATTTCTGGGGTGCAAAATACAATGATGAATTGGTAGGCACTATTGCATTGATCAATACGGGTCATAAAGCTTGTGCATTGCGAAAAATGTTCGTTAAAAAGGAATTTAGAGGGAATGAATTCGGTATTGCTCAATTATTGCTTGATAAATTCATCCAATTTTGCCGCGACAACGACATTACAGATATTTATCTTGGAACAGTGGATATATTAAAAGCCGCATGTCGCTTTTATGAAAAAAACGGCTTTACGGAAATTAAGATGGCCAGCCTTCCTGAATACTTCCCAAGAATGGCAGCCGATAATAAGTTCTATCACCTTGCTTTCTGA
- a CDS encoding urea transporter has protein sequence MYTSIKLGVQSILRGFGQVMLQRNAWTGLLFLLAICYDSFLMAGIALISNIIGTLTAKLLKFRELNIENGIYGFNATLTGIALAFYFQLNSIVLLTIFIGCILSTLLMELSIRYKIPVFTFPFILIVGIALMVLNIFEIAEKSIPENVVDIIKFEELTDFFVQGHAFGQVLFQGSEVAGLIFLLGVYINSPIAALYAFVATTISVAISHFGKGPLDMINSGMYSFNAVLCGIAFSGPKPRDGVFVFISVVVATLFDMLMVHYGWTTLTFPFVVAMWVVLPIRGLLTYIESKIIKLNQIILSKKQK, from the coding sequence ATGTATACATCGATAAAATTAGGAGTGCAAAGTATATTACGAGGTTTTGGTCAAGTGATGCTCCAAAGAAATGCGTGGACAGGATTATTGTTTTTATTGGCAATTTGTTATGATTCATTTTTGATGGCTGGTATTGCACTGATTAGCAACATCATAGGAACGCTTACAGCAAAGTTGTTAAAATTCAGAGAATTAAACATTGAAAATGGAATATATGGATTCAATGCGACACTGACGGGCATCGCCTTAGCATTCTATTTCCAACTGAATTCAATTGTATTATTAACCATTTTTATCGGTTGCATTTTGTCAACCTTATTAATGGAACTCTCCATTCGATACAAAATTCCAGTTTTTACATTCCCTTTCATATTAATAGTTGGTATTGCGCTGATGGTATTAAATATATTTGAAATTGCAGAAAAATCGATACCTGAAAATGTTGTAGACATCATAAAGTTTGAGGAGCTCACAGACTTTTTTGTTCAGGGGCATGCCTTTGGACAAGTTCTTTTTCAGGGAAGTGAAGTTGCTGGTCTTATTTTTCTTTTAGGCGTATATATAAATTCTCCAATTGCTGCATTATATGCTTTTGTGGCGACTACGATCAGTGTAGCCATTTCACATTTTGGAAAAGGACCGCTAGACATGATCAATAGTGGAATGTATTCTTTTAATGCTGTATTATGTGGAATCGCTTTCAGTGGACCCAAACCAAGGGACGGGGTTTTCGTATTCATATCAGTAGTAGTGGCAACCCTATTTGATATGTTAATGGTTCATTATGGATGGACCACACTAACCTTCCCTTTTGTGGTGGCCATGTGGGTTGTACTACCTATTCGGGGATTACTCACATACATAGAATCAAAAATTATAAAACTAAATCAAATTATTCTAAGCAAAAAACAAAAATGA
- a CDS encoding urease accessory protein UreD, protein MEERNGRSFLRDSYVTQPFRIVPVGQNRSDYFSYLMIMSSSPGILNGDMYDIQIEVKENARLQLQSQSYQRLYNMDGSASQLMEIQLAKNSSFSYVPHPIVPHENSNFKSINKVRMEYGCDLLMSEIITCGRKHYGESFQYSHFQNIIEVYHDNRLLLKDNVLLKPALMPLESLGMLEGFTHQGTLIFINTKKEKVLELIEHFHDEMEKLEDVTFGISDIQHYGFVIRILGNGAEQLFDFFKQVQHHLWKRSFRNN, encoded by the coding sequence GTGGAAGAAAGAAATGGAAGATCCTTTTTGAGGGATTCTTATGTGACTCAACCCTTTCGGATAGTGCCTGTAGGTCAAAACAGATCAGATTATTTTTCATATTTAATGATCATGAGTTCGTCTCCAGGTATATTAAATGGTGACATGTATGATATACAAATAGAAGTTAAAGAAAATGCACGCCTTCAATTACAATCCCAATCCTATCAACGTCTCTATAATATGGATGGTAGTGCATCTCAACTGATGGAAATCCAATTAGCAAAAAACAGTTCATTTTCTTATGTACCTCATCCGATAGTTCCTCACGAAAATTCAAACTTTAAGAGTATTAATAAAGTTCGTATGGAGTACGGCTGTGATTTATTGATGAGTGAAATCATCACCTGTGGACGAAAACATTATGGGGAATCATTTCAATACAGTCATTTTCAAAATATAATTGAAGTCTATCATGACAATCGTTTGCTTTTGAAAGACAATGTATTGTTAAAGCCGGCCTTAATGCCTTTGGAGTCACTCGGAATGCTAGAAGGCTTCACTCATCAAGGTACTTTAATTTTTATAAATACAAAAAAAGAAAAGGTATTAGAGCTTATCGAACATTTTCATGATGAAATGGAAAAGCTTGAAGATGTAACTTTTGGAATTAGTGATATACAGCATTATGGCTTCGTTATTCGAATTCTTGGCAATGGAGCCGAGCAATTATTTGATTTTTTTAAGCAAGTACAGCACCATCTCTGGAAACGTAGTTTTAGAAACAATTAA